One genomic region from Ralstonia pickettii DTP0602 encodes:
- a CDS encoding fumarate reductase (K00245: frdB; fumarate reductase iron-sulfur subunit [EC:1.3.99.1]): MKRERVMEATKAAQRTLTVRIARGTGEGDFKTYEVPWRENQTVLDVVTEVQRRIDPTLSYRFACRVGVCGSCAMTVNGKPRWTCRTHVSRVEEDGVIVIEPLRNMPRIKDLVVEMSEFFDKWKKAGNTFVGTATRHDPPAAVSPTSKKRKMADAAIECINCGVCYASCDVVTWDKEYLGPAALNRAWTLFNDERHADPKDVLKKATSGSGCNSCHTQGNCMTHCPVSLSPTGSIAGLKKNALLQFLKGGG; encoded by the coding sequence ATGAAACGGGAGAGAGTGATGGAGGCGACAAAGGCCGCGCAACGCACGCTTACGGTACGCATTGCCCGGGGCACCGGCGAAGGCGATTTCAAAACCTATGAAGTACCGTGGCGCGAGAACCAGACAGTTCTAGACGTAGTGACCGAAGTGCAGCGCCGCATCGATCCGACGTTGTCCTACCGCTTCGCATGCCGGGTGGGCGTCTGCGGGTCCTGCGCGATGACCGTGAACGGCAAGCCACGCTGGACATGCCGAACGCACGTCAGCCGCGTGGAAGAGGATGGCGTGATCGTCATCGAGCCGTTGCGCAACATGCCCCGCATCAAGGACCTGGTGGTCGAGATGTCGGAGTTCTTCGACAAATGGAAGAAGGCCGGCAATACGTTCGTCGGCACGGCGACGCGCCACGATCCGCCGGCAGCGGTGTCCCCGACAAGCAAGAAGCGCAAGATGGCCGACGCCGCCATCGAATGCATCAACTGCGGCGTTTGCTATGCCTCGTGCGACGTCGTGACATGGGACAAGGAGTATCTCGGACCCGCCGCGCTGAACCGCGCGTGGACCCTGTTCAACGACGAACGCCATGCCGATCCGAAGGACGTGCTGAAGAAGGCGACGTCGGGTAGCGGCTGCAATTCCTGCCATACGCAGGGCAATTGCATGACGCACTGCCCTGTGAGCCTGAGCCCGACCGGCAGCATTGCAGGGCTCAAGAAAAATGCGCTGTTGCAATTCCTGAAGGGAGGTGGCTGA
- a CDS encoding LysR family transcriptional regulator, which produces MRKDNVEELWEHLHWLVVLHQQGSFSKAAARLGVSKASMSQHITDLEKAVGITLVQRTTRSATLTDAGRQLVDAMRGAFEQIATGYANVRDLAGAPRGFLRVTAPVAFSRQQLVPRLPDFLRRYPQIQLELDMSDRLRPLAQEGFDIAVRHTSAPPETHVAWTLATTRTVLVASRAYLRSSGIPETPQALTEHACLHYPRLQGTPTWTFVPAVAESNARHADPVTVPVTGPLTVNNSEALRDAAIEGLGIALLPDFSAQSALETGRLVEVLPQWRSTGAFGDWLYAIRPYSAHASRVSQVFVDYLRETFAQGFSSTPPDLI; this is translated from the coding sequence ATGCGCAAGGACAACGTCGAGGAACTCTGGGAGCACCTGCACTGGCTTGTGGTGCTGCATCAGCAGGGCAGCTTCAGCAAGGCCGCCGCGCGCCTCGGCGTCAGCAAGGCGTCCATGAGCCAGCACATCACGGATCTCGAGAAGGCGGTGGGCATTACGCTGGTCCAGCGGACCACTCGCAGCGCAACGCTGACCGATGCCGGACGGCAGCTGGTGGATGCCATGCGCGGCGCGTTCGAGCAGATCGCCACAGGTTATGCCAATGTCCGAGACTTGGCCGGGGCGCCAAGAGGGTTCCTGCGCGTAACGGCGCCGGTGGCTTTTTCCAGGCAGCAGCTGGTACCGCGCCTGCCTGATTTCCTGCGCCGGTATCCGCAGATCCAACTCGAACTCGACATGTCGGATCGCTTGCGGCCCCTGGCCCAGGAGGGCTTCGACATTGCGGTCAGGCATACGTCTGCGCCGCCGGAGACCCACGTGGCGTGGACGCTCGCGACAACACGCACGGTCCTTGTCGCAAGCCGCGCTTACCTGCGCAGCAGCGGGATTCCCGAGACGCCGCAAGCCCTGACAGAGCACGCGTGCCTGCACTATCCCCGGCTGCAGGGAACGCCAACCTGGACATTTGTTCCTGCGGTGGCGGAGTCCAATGCCAGGCACGCTGACCCTGTGACAGTGCCAGTCACAGGTCCCCTGACCGTCAACAACAGCGAAGCCTTGCGCGATGCCGCGATCGAAGGCCTGGGTATCGCGCTGCTGCCGGACTTCAGTGCGCAGTCTGCTCTGGAAACAGGTCGACTCGTCGAGGTTCTGCCACAGTGGCGCTCCACCGGCGCATTTGGAGACTGGCTCTACGCCATTCGACCCTATTCAGCCCACGCCTCGCGGGTCTCGCAGGTCTTTGTGGACTACTTGCGAGAGACCTTTGCGCAAGGCTTCTCGTCGACGCCGCCCGACCTTATCTGA
- a CDS encoding methylmalonate-semialdehyde dehydrogenase (K00140: mmsA, iolA, ALDH6A1; malonate-semialdehyde dehydrogenase (acetylating) / methylmalonate-semialdehyde dehydrogenase [EC:1.2.1.18 1.2.1.27]), with protein sequence MTAPYTNPADVIHFVAGEPYEGNGKRSQAVFNPATGAVARQVRLGTGEDVNAAVASALAAFPKWADTPPIRRARVMLKFLELMNRHKDELAAIITAEHGKVLSDAAGEVSRGIDIIEFACGIPQLLKGDFTDQVSTGMDNWTMRQPLGVVAGITPFNFPCMVPCWMFPVAIAAGNCFILKPSERDPSASLFMARLLKDAGLPDGVFNVVQGDKTVVDALLHHNDVKAVSFVGSTPIANYIYETGARLGKRVQALGGAKNHMVVMPDADIDQAVDGLIGAAYGSAGERCMAISVAVLVGDVADKIMPKLEARARELVIKNGMEADAEMGPIVTGQALERIENYIALGVEEGAKLLVDGRNYKVPGHELGFFTGGTLFDNVTPDMRIYKEEIFGPVLSCVRVDDFAQAVKLVNAHEFGNGVACYTRDGQTAREFARHIEVGMVGINVPIPVPMAWHGFGGWKRSLFGDMHAYGEEGLRFYTRQKSVMQRWPNDTARGAEFAMPTAK encoded by the coding sequence GTGACTGCGCCCTACACAAACCCCGCAGACGTCATTCATTTCGTTGCCGGCGAGCCGTACGAAGGCAACGGCAAGCGATCGCAGGCGGTGTTCAATCCCGCCACCGGGGCCGTAGCGCGCCAAGTCCGCCTGGGCACAGGCGAGGACGTGAATGCCGCCGTGGCTTCCGCGCTGGCCGCTTTTCCGAAGTGGGCCGACACCCCGCCAATTCGCCGGGCCCGCGTGATGCTCAAGTTCCTGGAACTGATGAACCGGCACAAGGACGAACTGGCCGCGATCATTACGGCAGAGCACGGCAAGGTGCTGAGCGATGCGGCCGGGGAAGTCAGCCGCGGCATCGACATCATCGAGTTCGCCTGCGGCATCCCTCAACTGCTCAAGGGCGACTTCACGGACCAGGTCTCGACCGGCATGGACAACTGGACCATGCGCCAGCCGCTGGGCGTTGTGGCTGGCATCACGCCGTTCAACTTCCCGTGCATGGTGCCGTGCTGGATGTTCCCCGTCGCCATCGCGGCAGGCAACTGCTTCATTCTGAAGCCCAGTGAGCGCGATCCTTCGGCCTCGCTCTTCATGGCACGCCTGCTCAAGGATGCGGGGCTTCCCGATGGCGTTTTCAATGTCGTCCAGGGCGACAAGACCGTCGTGGACGCCCTGCTCCATCACAACGACGTCAAGGCCGTGAGCTTCGTCGGGTCCACGCCCATCGCGAACTACATCTACGAGACAGGCGCCAGGCTTGGCAAGCGGGTCCAGGCGCTGGGCGGCGCAAAGAACCACATGGTTGTGATGCCCGATGCAGACATCGACCAGGCCGTAGATGGACTGATCGGCGCAGCATACGGCTCGGCCGGCGAGCGTTGCATGGCCATCTCCGTGGCAGTGCTCGTCGGCGACGTGGCAGACAAGATCATGCCGAAGCTGGAAGCCCGCGCGCGCGAACTGGTCATCAAGAACGGCATGGAGGCGGACGCCGAGATGGGCCCCATCGTGACAGGCCAGGCGCTCGAACGCATCGAAAACTACATCGCCCTCGGTGTGGAAGAAGGCGCCAAGCTCTTGGTCGACGGCCGCAACTACAAGGTGCCTGGTCACGAGCTAGGATTTTTTACCGGCGGAACGCTGTTCGACAACGTGACCCCGGACATGCGGATCTATAAGGAGGAGATCTTTGGTCCGGTGCTCTCATGCGTGCGCGTGGATGACTTCGCGCAAGCCGTGAAGCTGGTCAACGCGCACGAATTCGGCAATGGCGTGGCCTGCTACACGCGCGACGGGCAAACTGCCCGCGAATTCGCCCGCCACATCGAAGTCGGTATGGTCGGCATTAACGTACCGATTCCGGTACCAATGGCATGGCATGGCTTTGGTGGCTGGAAGCGCTCGCTTTTCGGCGATATGCATGCCTATGGTGAGGAAGGCCTGCGCTTCTACACGCGCCAGAAGAGCGTCATGCAACGCTGGCCCAACGATACGGCTCGTGGAGCTGAGTTCGCGATGCCCACTGCGAAGTGA